The following proteins are encoded in a genomic region of Drosophila miranda strain MSH22 chromosome 4, D.miranda_PacBio2.1, whole genome shotgun sequence:
- the LOC108161950 gene encoding uncharacterized protein LOC108161950 isoform X3 encodes MNDYIRKRRTAKQILLRRALSKGVRNGRDTETTTPLGPLSKTGITVLSSLAKDPKRVRAMQRTFSRSKSCRERSDRRPKSQTRPKTLKNAQVYPLLKTDSRSWRKIKTSEGLYRTHLMEGKSGVSLGGAPSRGSSRSRYSSSAYPSTWALDVRNREEEAEETSNSLAEVTNCTRLNRTPYDHQLSTPLKSDHSVQCSMRAAARRQRKRRTNQPREMCVAQTQTMPKLFQPKLLKHQPLKTSVKHMFTSMVGEKLLERCRSSSKTSQDSLRIRKTRHRHYSGEEMKRSRESARAKPTARQSQSKTPRKCDPTDYGGYTPSDVSLELATSQNLSITELRRGTGGKLDDSRWIMKLPTERDIEKYIHDAAVEDCMSCSARDRMPYPESYNYHESTGRSSSPGSSCSKDCMCAKGGKKRTSCKCESRFTEGSSRRTNQATSKKNSARHTPISRGSSQSSASNEPRSAPRKTRDKRKQESLCSLDRNTGKTQAKSRGYRGSVHASLSTDSQAMSRGPSDYGRASTKSTDSSPCRSKSNAIKKTSKHRDKGNSERRGTHREKPTRYGNSSVEAIPVKTSAENLRKKTSQMISQKNSVHSINSFSRQPRTDVCKDSKCKRKCRRCADASTVTSKPLITAAETNKASTDNPNRGATNSCGICPVTKTCDPKCVEAFAQTSQSKIVRQSRSPTSMDFPNRSPDSPQSELTTSPDPQSVGRSTNQSRRGSTTKRTTQQQGPCGCGRPNCGCKYSEACTQTSCSSPKKSSTKVPKKNNSGIGEYDISRIITILQKALEGLEMEQRARGRGSTRHLVDRDRSSESSDIIDTNVDNCYESAATDWTYTVQNGVRGFDTFQCNMCYYPESMCGGAANITEPSIPFINGESLRPETKQILKYIAKINGKMEADRTRNDSDRSKANKTREEQLRPWTRNRTGRGL; translated from the exons ATGAATGATTATATAAGGAAACGGCGTACGGCCAAGCAAATACTTCTGCGACGGGCTCTGAGCAAGGGTGTCCGTAATGGCCGTGACACCGAAACAACCACACCGCTGGGTCCCTTGTCAAAGACTGGCATTACGGTGCTATCCTCGCTGGCGAAGGATCCCAAACGGGTGAGGGCCATGCAGCGTACCTTTTCCCGATCTAAATCGTGTCGCGAGAGATCGGACAGACGACCCAAATCTCAAACTAGACCGAAAACCCTAAAGAATGCCCAAGTGTATCCTCTGCTGAAGACTGATTCCCGATCTTGgaggaaaataaaaacttcTG AGGGTCTATATAGGACCCACTTGATGGAAGGTAAGTCCGGCGTTAGTCTGGGCGGTGCACCTTCCAGGGGTAGCAGTCGATCACGATACAGTTCCTCTGCCTATCCATCCACCTGGgctctggatgtccggaaccGTGAAGAGGAAGCGGAGGAGACGAGCAACAGCCTGGCGGAGGTTACCAACTGTACGCGTCTCAATCGCACGCCTTACGACCATCAGCTGAGCACGCCCCTCAAATCCGACCATTCCGTTCAGTGTTCCATGAGGGCCGCTGCCAGACGACAGCGGAAGAGACGGACAAACCAGCCACGCGAGATGTGCGTGGCTCAGACTCAGACGATGCCCAAACTATTTCAACCCAAGTTACTCAAGCACCAGCCACTGAAGACGTCCGTTAAGCATATGTTTACGTCCATGGTTGGGGAAAAGCTTCTTGAGCGATGCAGGAGTTCATCCAAGACGAGTCAGGATAGTTTGAGGATACGAAAAACAAGGCACAGACATTACAGTGGCGAGGAAATGAAACGTTCGCGCGAGTCGGCCAGAGCAAAACCCACTGCCAGGCAAAGCCAAAGCAAAACCCCAAGAAAGTGCGATCCTACCGATTATGGGGGGTATACGCCATCGGATGTGAGTCTCGAACTAGCTACCTCCCAAAATCTCTCAATCACTGAGCTACGGCGCGGTACTGGCGGTAAGCTTGATGACAGCCGTTGGATAATGAAATTGCCCACTGAGAGGGACATAGAGAAGTATATACACGACGCGGCTGTCGAAGACTGTATGTCCTGTTCGGCACGAGACCGCATGCCATATCCTGAGTCCTACAATTATCATGAGTCTACGGGGAGATCTTCCTCTCCTGGTAGTAGTTGCTCGAAAGACTGCATGTGCGCCAAAGGGGGCAAGAAAAGAACCTCGTGCAAGTGTGAATCTCGTTTCACCgaaggcagcagcagaagaactAACCAGGCGACCTCAAAAAAAAATAGCGCAAGGCACACACCAATTTCTCGTGGATCATCTCAGTCAAGTGCAAGCAACGAGCCAAGAAGTGCACCCAGAAAAACGAGGGACAAACGAAAACAAGAAAGTTTATGCAGTCTAGATAGAAATACCGGAAAGACACAGGCCAAGAGTCGAGGATATCGAGGCAGTGTCCATGCTTCTTTAAGTACTGATAGTCAAGCAATGTCACGAGGACCCAGTGATTACGGAAGAGCATCTACGAAATCTACAGATTCCAGCCCATGTCGAAGCAAGAGCAATGCAATTAAAAAAACCAGTAAGCATCGAGACAAAGGCAACTCCGAGAGACGTGGTACCCACAGAGAAAAGCCTACGCGGTATGGCAACAGCAGTGTGGAGGCTATTCCCGTGAAAACTAGTGCTGAAAACCTACGCAAGAAAACATCTCAGATGATTTCGCAAAAGAATAGTGTGCATTCCATCAATTCATTTTCCAGGCAACCTCGAACGGATGTCTGCAAAGACTCCAAATGCAAACGAAAGTGTCGACGATGTGCGGATGCCTCCACTGTGACCTCAAAGCCACTGATTACCGCTGCTGAAACTAATAAGGCATCAACCGATAATCCTAATCGTGGCGCAACCAACAGTTGTGGCATTTgtccagtgaccaaaacttgTGATCCCAAATGCGTTGAGGCATTCGCTCAAACATCCCAGTCTAAGATAGTGCGACAAAGCCGAAGTCCTACTTCGATGGATTTTCCAAACAGGTCTCCAGACTCCCCTCAAAGCGAGCTAACGACGTCTCCAGATCCCCAAAGTGTGGGCAGGTCTACCAATCAAAGTCGTAGAGGGTCTACAACCAAGCGAACAACACAACAGCAGGGGCCATGTGGTTGTGGCCGCCCTAATTGTGGGTGTAAATACTCGGAGGCATGCACTCAAACATCATGTAGTAGTCCCAAAAAGTCATCTACGAAagtaccaaaaaaaaataattcgGGGATAGGTGAGTACGATATAAGTCGGATTATTACGATCTTACAAAAGGCTCTGGAGGGTCTGGAAATGGAGCAGAGAGCCCGTGGGCGCGGCTCAACAAGGCATCTAGTAGATAGGGATCGCTCGAGTGAAAGCTCAGATATCATCGATACCAATGTGGACAACTGCTATGAGAGCGCAGCCACCGATTGGACATATACAGTCCAAAATGGGGTAAGAGGATTCGATACCTTTCAGTGTAATATGTGCTATTACCCCGAAAGCATGTGTGGTGGAGCCGCAAATATCACTGAACCATCAATACCTTTTATAAACGGCGAATCACTGCGTCCAGAGACCAAGCAAATTCTGAAATATATAGccaaaataaatggaaaaatgGAAGCAGACAGGACACGTAA CGACTCAGACCGATCAAAAGCGAACAAAACCAGAGAAGAACAGCTTCGACCATGGACCAGAAATCGAACAGGTAGAGGACTATGA
- the LOC108161950 gene encoding uncharacterized protein LOC108161950 isoform X5 has product MNDYIRKRRTAKQILLRRALSKGVRNGRDTETTTPLGPLSKTGITVLSSLAKDPKRVRAMQRTFSRSKSCRERSDRRPKSQTRPKTLKNAQVYPLLKTDSRSWRKIKTSEGLYRTHLMEGKSGVSLGGAPSRGSSRSRYSSSAYPSTWALDVRNREEEAEETSNSLAEVTNCTRLNRTPYDHQLSTPLKSDHSVQCSMRAAARRQRKRRTNQPREMCVAQTQTMPKLFQPKLLKHQPLKTSVKHMFTSMVGEKLLERCRSSSKTSQDSLRIRKTRHRHYSGEEMKRSRESARAKPTARQSQSKTPRKCDPTDYGGYTPSDVSLELATSQNLSITELRRGTGGKLDDSRWIMKLPTERDIEKYIHDAAVEDCMSCSARDRMPYPESYNYHESTGRSSSPGSSCSKDCMCAKGGKKRTSCKCESRFTEGSSRRTNQATSKKNSARHTPISRGSSQSSASNEPRSAPRKTRDKRKQESLCSLDRNTGKTQAKSRGYRGSVHASLSTDSQAMSRGPSDYGRASTKSTDSSPCRSKSNAIKKTSKHRDKGNSERRGTHREKPTRYGNSSVEAIPVKTSAENLRKKTSQMISQKNSVHSINSFSRQPRTDVCKDSKCKRKCRRCADASTVTSKPLITAAETNKASTDNPNRGATNSCGICPVTKTCDPKCVEAFAQTSQSKIVRQSRSPTSMDFPNRSPDSPQSELTTSPDPQSVGRSTNQSRRGSTTKRTTQQQGPCGCGRPNCGCKYSEACTQTSCSSPKKSSTKVPKKNNSGIGEYDISRIITILQKALEGLEMEQRARGRGSTRHLVDRDRSSESSDIIDTNVDNCYESAATDWTYTVQNGVRGFDTFQCNMCYYPESMCGGAANITEPSIPFINGESLRPETKQILKYIAKINGKMEADRTRKPIKSEQNQRRTASTMDQKSNR; this is encoded by the exons ATGAATGATTATATAAGGAAACGGCGTACGGCCAAGCAAATACTTCTGCGACGGGCTCTGAGCAAGGGTGTCCGTAATGGCCGTGACACCGAAACAACCACACCGCTGGGTCCCTTGTCAAAGACTGGCATTACGGTGCTATCCTCGCTGGCGAAGGATCCCAAACGGGTGAGGGCCATGCAGCGTACCTTTTCCCGATCTAAATCGTGTCGCGAGAGATCGGACAGACGACCCAAATCTCAAACTAGACCGAAAACCCTAAAGAATGCCCAAGTGTATCCTCTGCTGAAGACTGATTCCCGATCTTGgaggaaaataaaaacttcTG AGGGTCTATATAGGACCCACTTGATGGAAGGTAAGTCCGGCGTTAGTCTGGGCGGTGCACCTTCCAGGGGTAGCAGTCGATCACGATACAGTTCCTCTGCCTATCCATCCACCTGGgctctggatgtccggaaccGTGAAGAGGAAGCGGAGGAGACGAGCAACAGCCTGGCGGAGGTTACCAACTGTACGCGTCTCAATCGCACGCCTTACGACCATCAGCTGAGCACGCCCCTCAAATCCGACCATTCCGTTCAGTGTTCCATGAGGGCCGCTGCCAGACGACAGCGGAAGAGACGGACAAACCAGCCACGCGAGATGTGCGTGGCTCAGACTCAGACGATGCCCAAACTATTTCAACCCAAGTTACTCAAGCACCAGCCACTGAAGACGTCCGTTAAGCATATGTTTACGTCCATGGTTGGGGAAAAGCTTCTTGAGCGATGCAGGAGTTCATCCAAGACGAGTCAGGATAGTTTGAGGATACGAAAAACAAGGCACAGACATTACAGTGGCGAGGAAATGAAACGTTCGCGCGAGTCGGCCAGAGCAAAACCCACTGCCAGGCAAAGCCAAAGCAAAACCCCAAGAAAGTGCGATCCTACCGATTATGGGGGGTATACGCCATCGGATGTGAGTCTCGAACTAGCTACCTCCCAAAATCTCTCAATCACTGAGCTACGGCGCGGTACTGGCGGTAAGCTTGATGACAGCCGTTGGATAATGAAATTGCCCACTGAGAGGGACATAGAGAAGTATATACACGACGCGGCTGTCGAAGACTGTATGTCCTGTTCGGCACGAGACCGCATGCCATATCCTGAGTCCTACAATTATCATGAGTCTACGGGGAGATCTTCCTCTCCTGGTAGTAGTTGCTCGAAAGACTGCATGTGCGCCAAAGGGGGCAAGAAAAGAACCTCGTGCAAGTGTGAATCTCGTTTCACCgaaggcagcagcagaagaactAACCAGGCGACCTCAAAAAAAAATAGCGCAAGGCACACACCAATTTCTCGTGGATCATCTCAGTCAAGTGCAAGCAACGAGCCAAGAAGTGCACCCAGAAAAACGAGGGACAAACGAAAACAAGAAAGTTTATGCAGTCTAGATAGAAATACCGGAAAGACACAGGCCAAGAGTCGAGGATATCGAGGCAGTGTCCATGCTTCTTTAAGTACTGATAGTCAAGCAATGTCACGAGGACCCAGTGATTACGGAAGAGCATCTACGAAATCTACAGATTCCAGCCCATGTCGAAGCAAGAGCAATGCAATTAAAAAAACCAGTAAGCATCGAGACAAAGGCAACTCCGAGAGACGTGGTACCCACAGAGAAAAGCCTACGCGGTATGGCAACAGCAGTGTGGAGGCTATTCCCGTGAAAACTAGTGCTGAAAACCTACGCAAGAAAACATCTCAGATGATTTCGCAAAAGAATAGTGTGCATTCCATCAATTCATTTTCCAGGCAACCTCGAACGGATGTCTGCAAAGACTCCAAATGCAAACGAAAGTGTCGACGATGTGCGGATGCCTCCACTGTGACCTCAAAGCCACTGATTACCGCTGCTGAAACTAATAAGGCATCAACCGATAATCCTAATCGTGGCGCAACCAACAGTTGTGGCATTTgtccagtgaccaaaacttgTGATCCCAAATGCGTTGAGGCATTCGCTCAAACATCCCAGTCTAAGATAGTGCGACAAAGCCGAAGTCCTACTTCGATGGATTTTCCAAACAGGTCTCCAGACTCCCCTCAAAGCGAGCTAACGACGTCTCCAGATCCCCAAAGTGTGGGCAGGTCTACCAATCAAAGTCGTAGAGGGTCTACAACCAAGCGAACAACACAACAGCAGGGGCCATGTGGTTGTGGCCGCCCTAATTGTGGGTGTAAATACTCGGAGGCATGCACTCAAACATCATGTAGTAGTCCCAAAAAGTCATCTACGAAagtaccaaaaaaaaataattcgGGGATAGGTGAGTACGATATAAGTCGGATTATTACGATCTTACAAAAGGCTCTGGAGGGTCTGGAAATGGAGCAGAGAGCCCGTGGGCGCGGCTCAACAAGGCATCTAGTAGATAGGGATCGCTCGAGTGAAAGCTCAGATATCATCGATACCAATGTGGACAACTGCTATGAGAGCGCAGCCACCGATTGGACATATACAGTCCAAAATGGGGTAAGAGGATTCGATACCTTTCAGTGTAATATGTGCTATTACCCCGAAAGCATGTGTGGTGGAGCCGCAAATATCACTGAACCATCAATACCTTTTATAAACGGCGAATCACTGCGTCCAGAGACCAAGCAAATTCTGAAATATATAGccaaaataaatggaaaaatgGAAGCAGACAGGACACGTAA ACCGATCAAAAGCGAACAAAACCAGAGAAGAACAGCTTCGACCATGGACCAGAAATCGAACAGGTAG